One genomic segment of Drosophila melanogaster chromosome 3R includes these proteins:
- the TotC gene encoding turandot C — MNASISLLCLALLLISPFCLGYSDEERESDSLRVAEIIRTSNDAESKINRTQELLDIFRRLTPTLSPEQREKIERSIQEHTDEILIDGVPSQGGRKTKYVGKILSPVAQGLAVGFFEELGGSLSRLFTG; from the exons ATGAATGCCTCCATTTCTCTACT ATGCCTTGCCCTGCTCCTGATTAGTCCTTTTTGCTTGGGCTATTCTGACGAGGAAAGGGAATCTGACAGCCTTAGGGTTGCAGAAATTATTCGAACCTCCAACGACGCCGAATCGAAGATCAATCGAACCCAAGAGCTGCTCGATATCTTTAGGCGCCTGACTCCCACGTTGTCCCCTGAACAAAGGGAAAAGATTGAAAGATCCATTCAGGAGCATACTGATGAAATTCTAATCGATGGAGTTCCGAGTCAGGGGGGGCGAAAGACCAAGTACGTCGGAAAAATCCTATCTCCAGTGGCACAAGGCCTTGCAGTTGGATTCTTTGAAGAACTCGGTGGCAGCCTTTCCAGGCTCTTTACTGGATAA
- the TotZ gene encoding turandot Z, with translation MYFAIRLSFVLAVLICLTGNGSARMLDADRNRLQQLQIRSQQSADANTQVDIAYEVIGIYDKYKGQGGSNVLREAQLNSQVNDFKRKTMVIDGVPAQGGVWGILGAIKKAADAVPDNVKKDAENLVKSSTKVLVRGIYDYLMGKMKH, from the exons ATGTATTTTGCCATCCGACTAAG CTTTGTTCTGGCAGTGCTCATCTGTCTCACAGGAAACGGAAGTGCTAGAATGCTGGATGCAGATCGCAACCGGCTCCAGCAACTTCAGATTCGAAGTCAGCAATCTGCGGATGCCAACACCCAGGTGGATATTGCTTATGAAGTCATCGGAATTTATGATAAATACAAGGGCCAGGGGGGATCGAATGTGTTGAGAGAGGCTCAATTGAATTCACAAGTTAATGATTTTAAAAGAAAGACTATGGTCATCGATGGAGTGCCAGCCCAAGGAGGAGTTTGGGGTATTTTAGGAGCAATAAAGAAGGCCGCTGATGCCGTTCCTGACAATGTGAAGAAAGATGCTGAGAACTTGGTTAAGAGCTCTACAAAAGTCTTAGTTCGGGGCATATACGACTATCTTATGGGTAAAATGAAGCACTGA
- the TotA gene encoding turandot A, protein MNSSTALMCFALLLISPLCMGYSDEDREADNLRIAEIIKNAQDDDSKINSTQELLDIYRRLYPSLTPEERESIDKFVNEHTDAIIIDGVPIQGGRKARIVGKIVSPGVKGLATGFFEELGSKLAQLFTG, encoded by the exons ATGAATTCTTCAACTGCTCTTAT GTGCTTTGCACTGCTGCTGATTAGTCCTCTATGCATGGGCTATTCCGACGAAGATCGTGAGGCTGACAACCTTAGAATTGCTGAAATTATCAAAAACGCCCAGGACGATGACTCCAAAATCAATAGCACCCAGGAACTACTTGACATCTATAGGCGTTTATATCCCAGTTTGACCCCTGAGGAACGGGAGAGTATCGATAAGTTCGTCAACGAGCATACGGATGCCATTATAATCGATGGAGTTCCGATTCAGGGAGGTCGAAAGGCGAGGATCGTTGGAAAGATTGTATCTCCAGGTGTGAAGGGCCTTGCAACTGGATTCTTTGAAGAATTGGGTTCAAAGCTTGCTCAATTATTCACTGgttaa
- the TotB gene encoding turandot B yields MNFKTSLICFALLLIGTLCSAYSNQERQRDSRRVAEIMRTSWDDNTKIKRIQELLTIYNRMAPSLRPDERARMDRFISGYTGEIMVDGVPSQGGARRIFKKILSPAAKSVATGFFTELGASLASILTSWFPANTERNH; encoded by the exons atgaattttaaaacgtCTTTGAT CTGTTTCGCACTGCTACTGATTGGAACTCTATGCTCGGCCTATTCCAATCAAGAACGTCAACGTGACAGTCGTAGGGTTGCTGAAATTATGCGAACCTCCTGGGACGACAATACCAAAATCAAAAGAATCCAGGAACTACTTACCATATACAATCGCATGGCTCCTAGCTTAAGACCAGATGAAAGGGCGAGAATGGACAGATTCATAAGTGGATATACGGGAGAAATCATGGTCGATGGAGTACCCAGTCAAGGTGGTGCTAGAAGGATCTTTAAGAAGATTCTGTCTCCGGCGGCAAAGAGCGTGGCAACTGGATTCTTTACCGAACTCGGTGCAAGTCTTGCAAGCATATTAACTAGCTGGTTTCCAGCTAACACAGAACGAAACCATTGA